A region of Homo sapiens chromosome 17, GRCh38.p14 Primary Assembly DNA encodes the following proteins:
- the CYGB gene encoding cytoglobin, translating into MEKVPGEMEIERRERSEELSEAERKAVQAMWARLYANCEDVGVAILVRFFVNFPSAKQYFSQFKHMEDPLEMERSPQLRKHACRVMGALNTVVENLHDPDKVSSVLALVGKAHALKHKVEPVYFKILSGVILEVVAEEFASDFPPETQRAWAKLRGLIYSHVTAAYKEVGWVQQVPNATTPPATLPSSGP; encoded by the exons ATGGAGAAAGTGCCAGGCGAGATGGAGATCGAGCGCAGGGAGCGGAGCGAGGAGCTGTCCGAGGCGGAGAGGAAGGCGGTGCAGGCTATGTGGGCCCGGCTCTATGCCAACTGCGAGGACGTGGGGGTGGCCATCCTGGTGAG GTTCTTTGTGAACTTCCCCTCGGCCAAGCAGTACTTCAGCCAGTTCAAGCACATGGAGGATCCCCTGGAGATGGAGCGGAGCCCCCAGCTGCGGAAGCACGCCTGCCGAGTCATGGGGGCCCTCAACACTGTCGTGGAGAACCTGCATGACCCCGACAAGGTGTCCTCTGTGCTCGCCCTTGTGGGGAAAGCCCACGCCCTCAAGCACAAGGTGGAACCGGTGTACTTCAAG ATCCTCTCTGGGGTCATTCTGGAGGTGGTCGCCGAGGAATTTGCCAGTGACTTCCCACCTGAGACGCAGAGAGCCTGGGCCAAGCTGCGTGGCCTCATCTACAGCCACGTGACCGCTGCCTACAAGgaagtgggctgggtgcagcagGTCCCCAACGCCACCAC CCCACCGGCCACACTGCCCTCTTCGGGGCCGTAG
- the CYGB gene encoding cytoglobin isoform X2, which produces MEDPLEMERSPQLRKHACRVMGALNTVVENLHDPDKVSSVLALVGKAHALKHKVEPVYFKILSGVILEVVAEEFASDFPPETQRAWAKLRGLIYSHVTAAYKEVGWVQQVPNATTHSSWRRSPEGSWGRQASCPSCC; this is translated from the exons ATGGAGGATCCCCTGGAGATGGAGCGGAGCCCCCAGCTGCGGAAGCACGCCTGCCGAGTCATGGGGGCCCTCAACACTGTCGTGGAGAACCTGCATGACCCCGACAAGGTGTCCTCTGTGCTCGCCCTTGTGGGGAAAGCCCACGCCCTCAAGCACAAGGTGGAACCGGTGTACTTCAAG ATCCTCTCTGGGGTCATTCTGGAGGTGGTCGCCGAGGAATTTGCCAGTGACTTCCCACCTGAGACGCAGAGAGCCTGGGCCAAGCTGCGTGGCCTCATCTACAGCCACGTGACCGCTGCCTACAAGgaagtgggctgggtgcagcagGTCCCCAACGCCACCAC GCACAGCTCCTGGAGGAGGTCCCCTGAGGGCAGCTGGGGACGCCAGGCCTCCTGCCCTTCCTGCTGCTGA
- the CYGB gene encoding cytoglobin isoform X1, with protein sequence MEKVPGEMEIERRERSEELSEAERKAVQAMWARLYANCEDVGVAILVRFFVNFPSAKQYFSQFKHMEDPLEMERSPQLRKHACRVMGALNTVVENLHDPDKVSSVLALVGKAHALKHKVEPVYFKILSGVILEVVAEEFASDFPPETQRAWAKLRGLIYSHVTAAYKEVGWVQQVPNATTHSSWRRSPEGSWGRQASCPSCC encoded by the exons ATGGAGAAAGTGCCAGGCGAGATGGAGATCGAGCGCAGGGAGCGGAGCGAGGAGCTGTCCGAGGCGGAGAGGAAGGCGGTGCAGGCTATGTGGGCCCGGCTCTATGCCAACTGCGAGGACGTGGGGGTGGCCATCCTGGTGAG GTTCTTTGTGAACTTCCCCTCGGCCAAGCAGTACTTCAGCCAGTTCAAGCACATGGAGGATCCCCTGGAGATGGAGCGGAGCCCCCAGCTGCGGAAGCACGCCTGCCGAGTCATGGGGGCCCTCAACACTGTCGTGGAGAACCTGCATGACCCCGACAAGGTGTCCTCTGTGCTCGCCCTTGTGGGGAAAGCCCACGCCCTCAAGCACAAGGTGGAACCGGTGTACTTCAAG ATCCTCTCTGGGGTCATTCTGGAGGTGGTCGCCGAGGAATTTGCCAGTGACTTCCCACCTGAGACGCAGAGAGCCTGGGCCAAGCTGCGTGGCCTCATCTACAGCCACGTGACCGCTGCCTACAAGgaagtgggctgggtgcagcagGTCCCCAACGCCACCAC GCACAGCTCCTGGAGGAGGTCCCCTGAGGGCAGCTGGGGACGCCAGGCCTCCTGCCCTTCCTGCTGCTGA
- the PRCD gene encoding photoreceptor disk component PRCD isoform X1: MCTTLFLLSTLAMLWRRRFANRVQPEPSDVDGAARGSSLDADPQSSGREKEPLK, from the exons ATGTGCACCACCCTTTTCCTGCTCAGCACCCTGGCCATGCTCTGGCGCCGCCGATTTGCCAACCGAGTCCAACC AGAGCCCAGCGACGTGGATGGGGCAGCTAGGGGCAGCAGCTTGGATGCGGACCCTCAGTCCTCAGGCAG GGAGAAAGAACCTCTGAAGTAA